ACGGCGGAAAACCTGGACTGGATTATATATTGGGAATATTTAAAGATAAGTTTGTCAAAGAAATAGGGAAAGAGTATTTTGATAAGATTACAAAGGATAATCCAAAAAGATTTTTCAGCTTTTAATTAAATGCAAAGTGTAAAAATATTATTTGTAAACTTTATAAAAATGAGAGGAGCCGGAGATGAAAATATCATCATTTAAGATATATGAGGTAAAGCCAAGATGGATTTTTATAAAAATAATAACTGATGAAGGAATAGAAGGCTGGGGAGAGATGATTTCAGGGACTAAGACTGAAGCAGTCACAGCCTGTGCCAATGAAATGTGCAAAAAAATAATAGGACGTGATCCTTTTGATATAGAAGCACTGTGGCAGGAATTATACAGATCTTTCTTCAGGGGCGGGCCTATAAATATGACTGTAATTTCAGGAATAGAAACAGCTTTATGGGATATAAAAGGAAAATATTATAATATGCCTGTTTATGAATTCCTTGGAGGAAAAGTAAGGGATAAACTGAAAGTGTACTCGTGGATTGGCGGAGACAGACCTAATAATGTGGCAGAGGAAGCTAAACAGCGTTTTGATCAGGGATTTACAGCTGTAAAAATGAATGCTACAGAGGAACTTCACTATATAGATTCATATGAAAAAGTAGATCAGGTTTTGGAGAGAATAAATTCTATAAAGGAACTGCTTGGTAATAAGGTACAGGTGGGTATCGACTTTCACGGAAGAGTCCATAAGCCTATGGCAAAAATCCTTATTAAAGAACTGGAACCTTTCAGACCGATGTTTATAGAAGAACCTGTACTTCCTGAGAATTGGGATGCAATAATTGATATAGCGAAAAATTCTCCTATCCCTATAGCCACAGGTGAAAGATTAAGCACAAGATGGGAGTTTAAGAGACTGTTTAATAATAATTCCGTGGATATAATTCAGCCGGATGTAGCACTTGCAGGGGGAATACTGGAAACAAGAAAAATAGCAGCTGCAGCAGAAATGTATGATATAGCAGTGGCACCGCATGCACCTTACGGATCGATAGCTCTTGCGGCAACATTACAGCTTGATATGTGTACACCGAATGTATTTATACAGGAGCAGAGCCTTGGAATTCATTATAACAAAGGATTTGACCTGATAGATTTCGTAAAGAATAAAGAGATATTTATGTTTAAGGATGGTTATCTGGATGTCCCTGAAAAGCCGGGACTGGGAATAGAAATAGATGAAGACCTTGTAAAGAAAGTAGCAGCAGAAGGACTTGTATGGTCTAATCCAAAATGGAAAAACTATGACGGAACTATAGCTGAATGGTAGAATCTAACGTCTGGAGGAAAAATGGAAAAGTCAAAAATAACCGGAATTTTGAGAGGGAT
The sequence above is drawn from the Sebaldella sp. S0638 genome and encodes:
- the dgoD gene encoding galactonate dehydratase, encoding MKISSFKIYEVKPRWIFIKIITDEGIEGWGEMISGTKTEAVTACANEMCKKIIGRDPFDIEALWQELYRSFFRGGPINMTVISGIETALWDIKGKYYNMPVYEFLGGKVRDKLKVYSWIGGDRPNNVAEEAKQRFDQGFTAVKMNATEELHYIDSYEKVDQVLERINSIKELLGNKVQVGIDFHGRVHKPMAKILIKELEPFRPMFIEEPVLPENWDAIIDIAKNSPIPIATGERLSTRWEFKRLFNNNSVDIIQPDVALAGGILETRKIAAAAEMYDIAVAPHAPYGSIALAATLQLDMCTPNVFIQEQSLGIHYNKGFDLIDFVKNKEIFMFKDGYLDVPEKPGLGIEIDEDLVKKVAAEGLVWSNPKWKNYDGTIAEW